The Borreliella andersonii genome has a segment encoding these proteins:
- a CDS encoding NAD(P)H-dependent glycerol-3-phosphate dehydrogenase: MKISVIGAGAWGTAIAKSLADKFDFNIFLWAFEEGVKNDINNDNVNAKYLKGIKLPKNLVASSDLLEVVTMSDYIFIATPSLFTVDIFKKLNQFLHSLEIKPKLAILTKGFITFDGKIQTTVEVAERIMKGYKDEITYIVGPSHAEEVGLGVITGLVAASNNRENAYLFINLFSKTSISLFYSDDVFGVQIAAALKNVFAIAFGILDAYKLNYPSLIGNNTESFLFSISLNNIKDIAVELGGRNIETFLFLSGSGDLDVTCRSMFGRNRRFGNEIVSKNILENFFSIDDLINNIEKIGYLPEGVLAAKSIFSFLKQLNRDLNPNSLLSVIYKILNKELKSDAVIEYMRDVRQ; this comes from the coding sequence ATGAAAATATCAGTAATAGGAGCAGGTGCTTGGGGAACAGCTATTGCAAAATCTTTGGCAGACAAATTTGATTTTAATATTTTTTTATGGGCCTTTGAAGAAGGTGTTAAGAATGATATTAATAATGATAATGTTAATGCCAAATATTTAAAGGGAATTAAATTGCCAAAAAATTTAGTTGCAAGTTCAGATTTGCTTGAAGTTGTAACAATGTCTGATTATATTTTCATTGCAACGCCGTCTCTTTTTACCGTTGATATTTTTAAAAAATTGAATCAATTTTTACATTCTTTGGAGATAAAGCCAAAGCTAGCAATACTTACAAAAGGATTTATTACTTTTGATGGTAAAATTCAGACAACTGTTGAAGTTGCTGAGAGGATTATGAAAGGATATAAAGATGAAATTACTTATATTGTTGGTCCAAGTCATGCTGAGGAAGTTGGGCTTGGAGTGATAACAGGACTTGTTGCGGCTAGCAATAATAGAGAGAATGCATATTTGTTTATTAATTTATTTAGTAAAACCTCAATTTCTTTATTTTATAGCGATGATGTTTTTGGAGTGCAAATAGCAGCAGCTTTAAAAAATGTGTTTGCAATTGCATTTGGAATTTTGGATGCTTATAAATTAAATTATCCTAGTTTAATAGGTAATAATACAGAATCATTTTTATTTTCAATATCCTTAAATAATATAAAAGATATTGCAGTGGAGCTTGGGGGAAGAAATATTGAAACGTTTTTATTTTTGTCTGGTTCTGGCGATTTAGATGTTACTTGCAGAAGCATGTTTGGAAGAAATAGACGATTTGGCAATGAAATTGTTAGCAAAAATATTTTAGAAAATTTTTTTAGTATAGATGATTTGATAAATAATATTGAAAAAATTGGATATTTGCCAGAGGGAGTTTTGGCTGCTAAGTCAATTTTTTCCTTTTTAAAGCAATTAAATCGTGATTTAAACCCTAATAGTTTGTTAAGCGTTATATATAAAATTTTGAATAAAGAGTTGAAATCCGATGCTGTTATTGAGTATATGAGAGATGTTAGACAATAA